GGGGCTTCAAACTCACTGGGCAACTGGGAGAGGTGATGAAAGAGTCGGCGGAAATTGCCTACAGCTACGTCAGCTCCCATCTGAAGCAATTTGGCGGCGATCCGACGTTCTTCGACGAAGCCTTCGTGCACCTTCACGTACCGGAAGGCGCCACGCCGAAAGACGGCCCGAGCGCTGGTGTGACCATGGCCAGCGCCCTGCTGTCCCTGGCCCGCAACCAGTCGCCGAAAAAAGGCGTGGCCATGACCGGTGAACTGACGCTGACCGGGCATGTACTGCCGATTGGTGGCGTGCGCGAGAAGGTGATTGCAGCGCGGCGGCAGAAGATTTTCGAGTTGATCCTGCCGGAGCCAAACCGTGGAAGCTTTGAAGAACTGCCGGATTATCTGAAGGAAGGGATTACCGTGCACTTTGCCAAGCGCTTTGCGGATGTGGCGAAGATTCTTTTCTGACAGAAATGTAGCGCCTGTCGTTGATCGTTCCCACGCTCTGCGTGGGATGCCGCCCGGGACGCTCCGCGTCCCATCACAAGCGTGACGCGGAGCGTCACAGGATGCATTCCCACGCAGAGCGTGGGAACGATCAACCTTAGCCTGCCCCGGTTCGACCGTCACACTTTGTCTCATCTTCAGTTATGCTCGCCGTTCGTCGTGAACGCCGGAGCTGCTGATCTTATGTCCCCCACCCGCCTGTTGATTCCCCTCGCCCTCGCCCTGCTGAGCGCTTGCGCCACGCAATCGAAACAGAACGTGACCGTGGAAAAACAAAGCGAATGCCCGGCGAAACTGCATAACGGGCAAAACCTGATCCTGACCCTGCCAAGCAACCCGACCACGGGTTACCGCTGGACGATCCAGGATTCGGCCGGTGGCGTGTTGCGTGCGCTCAGCCCCGAGGTCTATAGCAACCCGGAAGATGCCGGGGTCGTCGGCAGCGCCGGCCTTTCGACCTGGCGCTTCCAGGCCTTCGCCACCGGCACTGGCCGTTTGCGCCTGACCTATTCACAGCCGTGGGCACCCGAAGTGCCGGCAGTGGAAACCTTCGACTGCGCCATCGCGGTTAACTGATCGTGGGTTGGCTGATTCTGGCGCTGATGGGCGCGGTGGGCCTTGCTTGGCTGGTTGCACGATGCACCGCCCAGTGACTATCGGCGCTGGATCAGCCTGGGTTTGATTTTCTCCCTGGTCGGCGACGTGTTGCTGGCATGGCCGGGGGATTTGTTCGTGTTTGGCCTTGGGGCATTTTTGGTCGCGCATTTGGCGTATCTGAAGGCTTATTTGAGCGATTGCCGGCGTCTGGCGCTGTTGCCGTTGATCCTCGCGTTGAGCGTGGGCGCGGTGCTGCTGGGGATTCTGATTGCCAATGACTTGGGACCGCTGCTGATCCCGGTGATCGTCTATGGGCTGGCCATCAGCGCCATGCTCTGGCGCGCCCTGGCCCGACTCGGCACCGACGTGCCCAAACGCTCGGCGCTGCTGGCGGCGGCGGGGGCGGTGGCGTTTGTGTTTTCTGACAGTGTGATTGGCATTAACCGGTTTGTG
The window above is part of the Pseudomonas sp. B21-048 genome. Proteins encoded here:
- a CDS encoding protease inhibitor I42 family protein, translating into MSPTRLLIPLALALLSACATQSKQNVTVEKQSECPAKLHNGQNLILTLPSNPTTGYRWTIQDSAGGVLRALSPEVYSNPEDAGVVGSAGLSTWRFQAFATGTGRLRLTYSQPWAPEVPAVETFDCAIAVN